One genomic region from bacterium encodes:
- a CDS encoding sigma-54 dependent transcriptional regulator, translated as MAKARILVVDDEFHIRDWIAETLKRRNFTVETCEDGHQALECLAQSEPFDIVISDLRMPRMSGLALLKTIRERYSSVDVVMMTAYGTIADAVTAIKDGAHDFLEKPFPQETLQIRLQRILENRKLRQENYQLRRELGSKTQFEHIVGGAPIMMAVFEQLQMVAPSKATVLVTGDSGTGKELVAREIHINSPRRNGPFIKVNCAAMPETLMESELFGHEKGAFTGAIKTVEGRFALANGGTLLLDEISEMSTSMQAKLLRVLQEREFEKLGGRETIKIDVRIVATSNRDLKKEIKEKRFREDLYHRLNVCPLHLPSLAERREDIPLLTSHFLARYSGEYAKEIRGLDDRALDLLMQYSWPGNVRELQHKVERAVILCNDEIIAPKHLFLDELDLPTTTTVTMPDGTISTLKEIEKAAIFRALQVNENNRTKTADALGISIRTLRNKLREYREEGINVS; from the coding sequence ATGGCAAAGGCTCGCATTCTGGTCGTTGACGATGAATTCCACATTCGGGATTGGATCGCCGAGACGCTCAAACGGCGCAACTTCACGGTGGAAACCTGCGAAGACGGCCATCAGGCGCTCGAATGCCTGGCCCAGAGTGAGCCTTTCGATATCGTGATTTCCGACTTGCGCATGCCCAGGATGTCCGGGCTGGCGCTGCTCAAGACGATCCGCGAACGCTATTCGTCGGTGGACGTCGTCATGATGACCGCCTACGGCACCATTGCCGATGCCGTAACCGCTATCAAAGACGGCGCCCACGATTTCCTCGAAAAGCCCTTCCCGCAGGAAACCCTTCAGATTCGCCTCCAGCGTATCCTCGAGAACCGCAAACTCCGGCAGGAGAACTATCAGCTCCGGCGCGAGCTGGGCAGCAAGACTCAATTCGAACACATCGTCGGCGGGGCGCCGATCATGATGGCCGTCTTCGAGCAGCTTCAGATGGTCGCTCCCTCGAAGGCTACGGTTCTCGTTACCGGCGACAGCGGAACCGGCAAGGAACTGGTGGCCCGCGAGATTCACATCAACAGTCCCCGCCGCAACGGGCCCTTCATCAAGGTCAATTGCGCGGCCATGCCCGAAACGCTCATGGAGTCCGAGCTCTTCGGCCACGAGAAGGGAGCCTTCACCGGTGCCATCAAGACCGTGGAGGGCCGCTTCGCGCTGGCCAACGGCGGTACGCTGCTGCTCGACGAGATCAGCGAGATGAGCACCTCCATGCAGGCCAAACTGCTCCGCGTCTTACAGGAGCGCGAGTTCGAGAAGCTGGGCGGCCGCGAGACCATCAAGATTGACGTCCGCATCGTGGCCACCTCCAATCGCGATCTTAAGAAGGAGATCAAGGAAAAGCGGTTCCGCGAGGATCTGTATCATCGTCTGAACGTCTGCCCGCTGCACCTGCCCTCGCTGGCCGAGCGTCGCGAGGACATTCCGCTCTTGACCAGTCACTTCCTCGCCCGCTACTCCGGAGAATACGCCAAGGAGATTCGCGGCTTGGACGATCGCGCGCTGGACCTGCTCATGCAATATTCTTGGCCGGGCAACGTCCGCGAGCTGCAGCATAAAGTCGAACGGGCGGTGATTCTCTGTAACGACGAAATCATCGCTCCCAAGCATCTCTTTCTCGATGAGCTCGATCTCCCCACCACCACCACCGTCACCATGCCCGACGGCACCATCAGCACTCTCAAGGAAATCGAGAAGGCCGCCATCTTCCGCGCGCTGCAGGTCAACGAGAACAACCGCACCAAGACCGCCGACGCGCTGGGCATTTCCATCCGCACTCTCCGCAACAAACTCCGCGAGTACCGCGAAGAGGGAATCAACGTCAGCTGA
- a CDS encoding T9SS type A sorting domain-containing protein, producing the protein MCLLSQYTLYPNFPNPFNSSTQIAYALPNVGHVTLSIFNLLGEEVTTLVDGAQSAGSHTVSFDGTGLASGVYLYRLQAEGFVQTRKMVMLK; encoded by the coding sequence GTGTGCCTGCTGAGCCAATACACGCTCTATCCGAACTTTCCCAATCCCTTCAATTCTTCCACGCAGATCGCCTACGCTCTTCCGAACGTAGGCCATGTAACGCTGAGCATCTTCAATCTTCTGGGGGAGGAAGTCACAACTCTTGTGGACGGAGCTCAATCGGCGGGATCACACACCGTTTCCTTCGACGGCACGGGATTGGCGTCGGGTGTGTATCTGTACCGTCTGCAGGCGGAGGGATTTGTTCAGACGAGGAAGATGGTGATGCTCAAGTAG
- a CDS encoding pyridoxal phosphate-dependent aminotransferase → MPLHSPASRTTRISSALTLEVVARTAQLKAEGKPVLSLSVGEPDFDTPPRIREAGKYAIDHGITRYTEGRGTLALRKAISEKLARDQQLEYAPEQIIVSCGGKHVITNFMLATLNAGDEVILPAPYFLAYPELIRIVEAEPVILPTDPAARYLITPAQLEKAITPRTKMIVLVSPNNPSSTLYTRDELTAMLPVILKSNAWILSDEVYEHLLYDGRKQASPAYFPELYERTLYVSSLSKTYAMTGWRLGYGCGPKEIVAAAAKLQSQMTSSPSAISQHAAIEALSNDQRDRVEMQRVFEKRRDLIYSLVSRWANVEVPKPEGAFYVFPRIDGVWRKDEGGGMKDEKNSYPGSLTVCKKLLEEEYVATLPGVVFGDDRAIRLSFAASEETIREGCERVERFLERIG, encoded by the coding sequence ATGCCCCTCCATTCCCCCGCTTCTCGCACCACTCGCATTTCGTCGGCGCTGACGCTCGAAGTCGTCGCCCGGACGGCTCAGCTTAAGGCTGAAGGCAAGCCGGTTCTTTCGCTTTCCGTAGGCGAGCCCGATTTCGACACTCCGCCACGCATTCGCGAAGCGGGAAAATATGCCATTGACCACGGCATCACCCGCTATACCGAGGGCCGGGGCACGCTCGCGCTGCGCAAGGCGATATCGGAAAAGCTCGCGCGCGACCAGCAGCTCGAATATGCGCCCGAGCAGATCATCGTGTCGTGTGGCGGCAAACACGTCATCACCAACTTCATGCTGGCCACGCTGAATGCGGGCGATGAAGTGATCCTGCCCGCGCCGTATTTTCTCGCCTATCCCGAGCTCATTCGCATCGTCGAAGCCGAACCGGTGATCCTGCCCACCGATCCCGCCGCGCGCTATCTGATCACTCCCGCCCAACTCGAAAAAGCGATCACACCGCGCACGAAGATGATCGTGCTGGTCTCGCCGAACAATCCGTCGTCCACGCTCTACACGCGCGACGAACTGACCGCGATGCTGCCGGTGATTCTGAAATCCAACGCATGGATCCTGTCAGACGAAGTATACGAGCACTTGCTCTATGACGGTCGCAAGCAAGCCTCGCCCGCGTATTTTCCGGAACTCTACGAACGCACGCTGTATGTTTCGAGTCTATCCAAGACCTACGCGATGACCGGCTGGCGGCTGGGCTACGGTTGCGGGCCGAAGGAAATCGTGGCGGCGGCGGCCAAGCTGCAATCGCAGATGACCAGCTCGCCGAGCGCGATTTCCCAGCACGCGGCCATCGAAGCTCTGTCCAACGATCAGCGCGACCGCGTGGAGATGCAGCGGGTGTTCGAGAAGCGGCGGGACCTCATCTACTCGCTGGTCAGCCGCTGGGCGAACGTGGAAGTTCCCAAACCCGAAGGTGCGTTCTACGTCTTTCCGCGGATTGATGGTGTATGGAGAAAGGATGAAGGCGGAGGGATGAAGGATGAAAAAAACTCGTATCCGGGTTCTCTTACGGTGTGTAAGAAACTGCTGGAAGAGGAATACGTGGCCACCTTGCCGGGTGTTGTGTTCGGCGATGACCGCGCGATCCGGTTGAGCTTTGCGGCTTCGGAAGAGACGATTCGAGAAGGGTGTGAACGGGTGGAGAGATTTTTAGAAAGGATCGGGTAG
- a CDS encoding M28 family peptidase — MKRIFLAALVLILSATTSFAFDAARARELLDILASDAFEGRRPGHAGGTKTEEFLARNLEMIRVEPAGEAGDFQDVPMLVTEEQAAELTLMDHELGRISFVLGADFNVVTHSGSGGIVAPVVIVGYGYHRPDKNRDDYGDVNVANKVVLILRDKPDSPFDFEEDYQRRHTLAWAKERRAAAVLYYQDPIPTYGAAIPAELYDSSLPILYVGDRVLHLLLDGTGYSLKTYKDALKRAPLPLETEKRMWVSTRVRKLDGRTPRNVLGIVYGTDPVLKKEVVVVGGHWDHIGKNAKGVIYNGADDNASGTAIVAEIARSIAAEPLKRTVVFAHFTGEEDGLLGSAHFARRPTVPFGNIVGMINLDCEGAGTGRVVLAGGETFGNTWTEYVETIDSTERASLILWREDGIGASDHDAFMRTGCPVLAFWSRGEHPFYHHYEDDARWISDSVLAVIGTRAEQFVRFLGNHDKQIAFHGDSLRLLARFAVTVDFNGFVVDDDGYLPNVPVVSGAWLPREAAITNAELVRRVQELRHTCDVRNVESAGLAEAIRADRRQQPAVFIWMEERDLAYRTTAEVRTLQRQGISVVRLAPGSSRSSTAAHSEGLDAAQEAGLYALVPFDFAASQRIEWWKDHAIIYTSLLDFAAAPTSVREGLLMSDALLMLEIEDSPNPEQLQSLRPGRERRVHVSFGALPTHRREEHAKSVIRTLYEAGFTRSDILLLTSGNLRRFFVS, encoded by the coding sequence GTGAAACGAATCTTTCTGGCTGCGCTCGTTCTGATTCTGTCGGCAACGACTTCCTTTGCATTCGACGCGGCCCGCGCCCGCGAGCTTCTGGATATTCTGGCGTCGGACGCTTTTGAAGGGCGCCGGCCCGGACACGCCGGAGGCACGAAAACCGAGGAGTTCCTCGCGCGGAATCTGGAGATGATTCGCGTGGAGCCGGCGGGTGAGGCGGGGGACTTTCAGGACGTTCCGATGCTGGTCACGGAGGAGCAAGCGGCCGAACTCACGCTCATGGATCATGAGTTGGGACGGATTTCGTTTGTTCTGGGTGCGGATTTCAACGTTGTGACGCACAGCGGTTCGGGGGGAATCGTAGCGCCGGTGGTGATCGTCGGCTACGGTTACCATCGTCCCGACAAGAATCGCGACGACTATGGTGACGTGAACGTCGCAAACAAAGTCGTCTTGATTCTTCGCGACAAGCCCGACAGTCCGTTCGATTTCGAGGAGGACTACCAGCGTCGTCACACGCTCGCTTGGGCGAAAGAGCGGCGAGCGGCGGCGGTTCTTTATTATCAGGATCCGATTCCCACCTACGGCGCGGCGATCCCGGCCGAGCTCTACGATTCTTCTCTGCCGATTCTTTATGTCGGTGATCGCGTGCTCCACTTGCTGCTGGACGGCACGGGCTACTCGCTGAAAACGTATAAAGACGCTCTGAAGCGCGCGCCGCTGCCGTTGGAAACCGAGAAACGCATGTGGGTGAGTACGCGGGTTCGCAAGTTGGACGGACGCACACCGCGCAACGTTTTAGGAATCGTGTACGGAACCGATCCGGTGCTGAAAAAGGAAGTCGTGGTGGTGGGCGGTCACTGGGATCACATCGGCAAAAACGCGAAGGGCGTGATCTACAACGGAGCTGACGACAACGCCTCAGGAACGGCGATCGTGGCGGAGATCGCGCGCTCGATTGCCGCCGAGCCACTCAAGCGAACGGTGGTCTTTGCGCATTTCACGGGCGAGGAGGACGGACTTTTGGGTTCCGCACATTTCGCCCGACGCCCGACGGTTCCGTTCGGCAACATCGTGGGGATGATAAATCTCGATTGTGAGGGGGCGGGCACCGGACGAGTGGTGTTGGCGGGCGGCGAAACGTTCGGAAACACTTGGACGGAGTACGTCGAGACGATAGATTCCACCGAGCGGGCCTCGCTGATTCTTTGGCGAGAAGACGGAATCGGCGCGAGCGATCACGACGCTTTCATGCGGACGGGTTGTCCGGTACTGGCTTTCTGGTCGCGCGGAGAGCATCCGTTCTATCATCACTACGAGGACGATGCGCGCTGGATTTCCGATTCGGTACTGGCGGTGATCGGTACGCGGGCCGAACAGTTCGTCCGCTTTCTCGGCAATCACGACAAACAGATAGCGTTTCACGGCGATTCGCTCCGTCTGCTCGCGCGCTTTGCCGTGACGGTAGATTTCAACGGATTCGTGGTGGACGATGACGGATATCTGCCGAACGTGCCCGTGGTGAGCGGCGCGTGGTTGCCTCGCGAAGCCGCCATTACAAATGCCGAACTCGTCCGCCGCGTGCAGGAGCTTCGCCACACCTGCGACGTCCGTAATGTGGAGAGCGCGGGACTTGCCGAGGCAATCCGAGCCGACCGACGCCAGCAACCGGCCGTGTTCATCTGGATGGAGGAACGCGATCTGGCCTATCGTACGACCGCCGAGGTACGCACGCTGCAACGGCAGGGGATTTCGGTCGTTCGTCTCGCGCCCGGTTCATCGCGCAGCAGCACCGCCGCGCACTCGGAGGGACTGGACGCGGCGCAGGAGGCCGGACTGTACGCGTTGGTGCCGTTCGATTTCGCCGCATCGCAACGGATCGAATGGTGGAAGGATCATGCGATCATTTACACCTCGCTGCTCGATTTCGCGGCGGCGCCCACCTCGGTGCGTGAGGGACTGCTGATGAGCGACGCGCTACTGATGCTGGAAATTGAAGACTCGCCCAACCCGGAGCAATTGCAGTCCCTTCGGCCGGGCCGCGAGCGGCGAGTGCACGTGAGTTTCGGCGCGCTTCCCACGCATCGTCGAGAGGAACATGCGAAGTCCGTCATTCGTACTCTTTATGAGGCGGGCTTCACGAGGAGCGATATCCTGCTCCTCACCAGCGGCAATCTCCGTCGCTTCTTCGTTTCGTGA
- the uvrA gene encoding excinuclease ABC subunit UvrA, translating to MELPHIRITGAREHNLKNIDVLLPRNSLIVITGISGSGKSSLAFDTLYAEGQRRYVESLSAYARQFLGLMEKPDVDSIEGLSPAISIQQKAGVRNPRSTVATVTEIYDYLRLLYARIGKPHCPQCGKPIQRQSAQEIVDALLNLPNDTKVELLSPLVIGRKGEYRELLENIRKDGFVRVRVDGTVRSLDDNISIDKKRRHTIEVVVDRLVIKPGLRSRLTDSVETALRLSSGLLTAVLDGSKERVFSERFACPDCNVSISEIEPRLFSFNSPFGACPLCSGLGFKLEIDPDRIVPNPDLSVEEGALATLGGVFDTWTGTILEAAAKHFKFRLDTPWKKLKPEHRKIVLYGSGQLKVDVVYESATMRHEHRTRWEGVIPNLMRRYRQTASAHIREWIEEFMSNIPCPECGGTRLRPEARAILIDNRNIAQTTDLSIQSALDFFGGLQLSERDTLVAHQILKEIRERLSFLLNVGLDYLTLNRAAGTLSGGEAQRIRLATQIGSQLTGVLYILDEPSIGLHQRDNDRLIHTLTKLRDIGNTVVVVEHDRDTILAADWVVDLGPGAGVHGGELVAAGPAEKVMAEPKSVTGQFLSGADTIPVPNQRRAGNEQTLTIKRARGNNLKDITVDVPLEMFTVVTGVSGSGKSTLVNETLYRGLAKKLYSAKEPPLPHGGINGTGNIDKVIDIDQSPIGRTPRSNPATYTGLFSPIRDLFCQLPEAKIRGYKPGRFSFNVKGGRCENCEGDGIIKIEMHFLPDVYVPCEICHGKRYNKETLEVRFKGRSISDVLDMTVSEANEFFDAIPAISRKLATLEEVGLGYIHLGQQATTLSGGEAQRVKLATELSRTATGQTLYILDEPTTGLHFADIKMLLKVLHALVDRGNTVVVIEHNMDVIKTADYVIDLGPEGGDAGGYVIATGTPEEVARVKSSYTGQYLARVLAETSAASPNGRTPPDKNKQSVSSSTSTTQRRTKVRT from the coding sequence ATGGAACTGCCTCACATACGAATTACCGGAGCACGGGAGCACAATCTCAAGAATATTGATGTGCTTCTGCCACGCAATAGCCTGATCGTGATTACCGGAATATCGGGATCGGGGAAGTCCTCCCTCGCTTTCGATACTCTGTACGCGGAAGGGCAGCGGCGATACGTGGAATCGCTGTCGGCCTATGCCCGGCAGTTCCTCGGGCTGATGGAAAAGCCCGACGTGGATTCCATCGAAGGGCTCTCCCCCGCCATTTCGATCCAGCAGAAGGCGGGCGTGCGGAATCCGCGTTCCACGGTCGCTACCGTCACCGAAATCTACGACTATTTGCGGCTGCTCTACGCGCGGATCGGCAAGCCTCATTGTCCGCAGTGCGGTAAGCCCATTCAGCGGCAATCGGCTCAGGAAATCGTGGACGCTCTCCTGAATCTCCCCAATGACACCAAAGTCGAGCTCCTATCTCCTTTAGTTATCGGCCGCAAGGGCGAATATCGTGAGCTTCTGGAGAACATCCGCAAAGACGGATTCGTGCGGGTGCGGGTGGACGGGACGGTGCGGTCGCTGGATGACAACATCTCGATTGACAAGAAGCGACGCCACACTATCGAGGTGGTGGTGGATCGGCTCGTCATCAAACCGGGACTGCGCTCGCGGCTGACGGACTCGGTGGAGACGGCGTTGCGGCTTTCGAGCGGACTTTTAACGGCGGTGCTGGACGGGAGCAAGGAACGCGTGTTCAGCGAACGCTTCGCATGTCCGGACTGTAACGTTTCGATCAGCGAGATCGAGCCGCGATTGTTTTCGTTCAACAGTCCGTTCGGAGCCTGCCCGCTGTGCAGTGGACTCGGTTTCAAGCTGGAGATTGATCCGGACCGCATCGTGCCGAATCCCGATCTGTCCGTGGAAGAGGGCGCGCTGGCCACGCTGGGGGGAGTGTTCGACACGTGGACGGGGACGATTCTCGAAGCGGCAGCCAAGCACTTTAAGTTTCGGCTGGACACGCCCTGGAAGAAACTCAAACCCGAGCATCGCAAGATCGTACTCTATGGATCGGGGCAACTGAAGGTGGACGTGGTGTACGAATCGGCGACGATGCGGCACGAGCACCGGACCCGCTGGGAGGGCGTGATCCCCAACTTGATGCGACGCTACCGGCAGACGGCGTCGGCGCACATCCGGGAATGGATTGAAGAATTCATGAGCAACATCCCATGTCCGGAATGCGGAGGAACCCGTTTGCGTCCCGAAGCGCGCGCCATACTGATTGACAACCGCAACATCGCGCAGACGACGGACCTCTCGATTCAATCCGCGCTGGATTTTTTCGGCGGTCTGCAACTGTCCGAACGGGATACGCTGGTCGCGCATCAGATTCTGAAGGAGATTCGCGAGCGGCTGTCGTTCCTCTTAAACGTGGGACTCGATTACCTGACTCTCAACCGGGCGGCGGGGACGCTGTCGGGCGGCGAAGCGCAGAGAATCCGTCTGGCCACGCAGATCGGCTCGCAGCTTACCGGAGTTCTTTACATTCTCGATGAACCTTCCATCGGACTTCATCAGCGCGACAACGACCGTTTGATTCACACGCTGACGAAGCTGCGCGATATCGGCAATACGGTGGTGGTGGTCGAGCACGACCGCGACACGATTCTGGCCGCCGACTGGGTGGTGGACTTGGGGCCGGGGGCCGGTGTGCACGGCGGAGAACTGGTGGCGGCCGGCCCGGCCGAGAAGGTCATGGCCGAGCCGAAATCGGTAACGGGACAGTTTCTTTCGGGAGCGGACACGATTCCGGTTCCGAACCAGCGGCGAGCCGGCAACGAACAGACTCTCACGATCAAGCGGGCGCGCGGCAACAATCTCAAAGACATTACGGTGGACGTTCCGCTGGAGATGTTTACTGTTGTGACAGGCGTGTCGGGCTCGGGGAAGTCCACGCTGGTGAACGAGACACTCTATCGCGGGCTGGCCAAGAAACTCTATTCGGCCAAAGAGCCGCCGCTTCCTCACGGCGGCATCAACGGCACGGGTAACATTGACAAGGTGATTGACATTGATCAGTCGCCAATTGGACGCACGCCGCGTTCCAATCCCGCCACGTACACCGGTCTGTTCTCACCGATTCGCGATCTCTTCTGCCAACTGCCGGAAGCGAAAATCCGCGGCTACAAGCCGGGACGGTTCTCATTCAACGTGAAGGGCGGGCGCTGTGAGAACTGCGAGGGCGACGGAATTATCAAGATCGAAATGCACTTCCTGCCCGACGTGTACGTGCCCTGCGAAATCTGCCACGGCAAGCGATACAACAAGGAGACTCTGGAAGTGCGATTCAAGGGTCGCTCGATCTCCGACGTGCTCGATATGACGGTCAGCGAGGCCAACGAGTTTTTCGATGCGATCCCGGCGATTTCGCGCAAGCTCGCGACGCTGGAAGAAGTCGGACTCGGCTATATCCATCTCGGTCAACAGGCCACCACGCTGTCGGGCGGCGAAGCGCAGCGCGTGAAACTGGCGACCGAGCTCTCGCGCACGGCGACCGGACAGACGCTTTATATTCTGGACGAGCCGACCACCGGACTGCACTTCGCGGACATCAAGATGCTGCTGAAGGTGCTGCACGCGCTGGTGGATCGCGGCAACACGGTGGTGGTGATCGAGCACAACATGGACGTGATCAAGACGGCCGATTACGTGATTGACTTGGGACCCGAGGGCGGAGACGCGGGCGGATACGTGATAGCAACGGGAACCCCGGAAGAGGTCGCACGGGTGAAGTCAAGTTACACGGGGCAATATCTGGCGCGCGTTCTCGCGGAAACCTCGGCCGCATCTCCCAACGGACGTACACCCCCGGACAAGAACAAACAATCGGTGTCGTCATCTACATCAACGACTCAGCGTCGAACAAAGGTCCGAACGTGA